A segment of the Collimonas fungivorans genome:
GGTTGCGCAGGCTGACCAGCGCGATCATTCGTAAATTGCAGGATGGGCAGATTTTCTGCCCACGCTGAATTCGCTGCTCGAACGAGCGACGTTCCGCGTGGGCACAAGTGCCCACCCTGCATAAAAAAGGAGATGCATTTGCATCTCCTTTTTTTACGCCTGCAGTTCGCCGGATCAGTTCAGCTTGACCGCATGCTCCCGCGTTTCATGGAACACCACCTGTGGCCAGCGCTCCTGCGTCAGGCGCAGGTTCACGCCTGAGGTCGCCAGGTAAGCCATGTTGCCGGCGGCGTCATAGGCGACGTTGTGGCCGGCTGACGATTTTTCGAAATCGGCCAGGATCTTCTTGTCGTCGCAGGTGATCCAGCGCGCGCTGCTGATGCTGGTGCCTTCGAATACCGCATCGACGCCGTACTCGTTGAGCAGGCGGCTGGCTACCACTTCGAACTGCAGCACGCCGACGCCGCCCAGCACCAGGTCGCTGCTGGTGACCGGCTTGAAGACCTGGATCGCGCCTTCTTCGCCGAGCTGCTGCAAGCCCTTGTGCAGCTGCTTGATCTTGAGCGGGTTGCGGATCCGTACCGAGCGGAAGAAATCCGGCGCGAAGTAGGGGATGCCGGTGAATTGCAGCAGTTCGCCTTCGGAGAAGCTGTCGCCGATCTGCATGTTGCCGTGGTTGGGCAGGCCGATGATGTCGCCGGCGTAGGCTTCTTCCACCTGTTCGCGGCTGGAGGCCATGAAGGTCACCACGTTCGATACCTTGATCTCGCGGTTCAGGCGCAGGTGCTTGATTTTCATGCCGCGCTGGAAATGGCCGGAGCAGACGCGCAGGAAAGCGATGCGGTCGCGGTGGGCCGGGTCCATGTTGGCCTGGATCTTGAACACGAAACCGGAGAAGCTGGCTTCTTTCGGTTCCACGGTACGCACGGTGGCGTCGCGCGAGCCTGGCGGCTGTGCCCAGTCGATCAGCGCATTGAGGATCTCGCGGATGCCGAAGTTGTTGATGGCGGAACCGAAGAATACCGGGGTCTGCACGCCGGCCAGGAATGCTTCCTGGTCGAACGGATGGGAGGCGCCATGCACCAGTTCGACTTCCATCCGCAGCTGTTCGATTTCGCGCGGGAACATTTCATCCAGGCGCGGGTTATCGATGCCTTTGATGACTTCAAATGTCTGGTCAGCCTTGTCGTTGCCGGCTGCGAACAGCAGGATCTCGTCGCGCAGCAGGTGGTACACGCCGCGGAAGGTCTTGCCCATGCCGATCGGCCAGGTCACCGGCGCGCACTGGATCTTCAGCACCGATTCCAGTTCATCCAGCAGTTCCAGCGGGTCGCGGGTTTCGCGGTCCATCTTGTTCATCAGGGTGATGATCGGCGTGTTGCGCATGCGGCAGACGTTGAGCAGCTTGATGGTCTGGGTTTCCACGCCCTTGGCGGCGTCGATCACCATCAGCGCCGAGTCGACCGCGGTCAGCACGCGATAGGTATCTTCCGAGAAGTCCTGGTGGCCCGGAGTGTCGAGCAGGTTGACCACGTGGTCGCGGTATTCGAACTGCATGACCGAGCTGGCGACCGAAATGCCGCGCTGCTTTTCGATGTCCATCCAGTCCGATGTCGCATGGCGGCCGCTCTTGCGGCCCTTGACCGTACCGGCCAGCTGGATCGCGCCCGAAAACAGCAGCAGTTTTTCGGTCAGCGTGGTTTTGCCGGCATCCGGGTGGGAAATGATGCCGAATGTGCGGCGGCGCGCCACTTCGCCGGCGATCTGTTCGACGGAGACGTTATGGGCGACGATGTCGGCGCTATCGGCCGCGTCATTGTCAACGCCATTCAGGTTCGGCTGTTCGGAGACGGGTTCTTGCATGATGCGTGGTTCAGGCGGTCTCGGCCGCCTGCCTTGAGAATAATGAATGCGGGAAAAAAGAGAAGCTGCCTGCCGGCTGTTGTTGCAGCTGCAAATTGGCAGTTTCGATAACCCTCGATTATAGCGTATGTCGTGTGCCGCCAGTATTGGCAAAACGGCCATGGCTGAAGCCCGTTCCAGGGCATCGTTACAGGTATTGTCGTTTTGGTAATTGCGAGATGGGCAAAACAGTTGACGATATGCCGCGGCTTCATCTATGGCGGTCTGTATAATTCCATCCTCATGTCAGTATCAGAATCCAACAAACCGTCGCGGTCAGCCGATCGCCCAAGTTCCCAGCGCACTGCTGGCCGTCCATCCCAGCCGCGTCCGGCATCGCCACGCGCCGAGCCTGTGCGGCCGTTGCCTGAACGTAATCCTTTGCCGCCGGTCGTGTTTCCCGAGGAACTGCCGGTTTCCGGCAAGCGCGGTGAAATTTCGGCGGCGATCGCGGCCAACCAGGTGGTTATCGTCTGCGGTGAAACCGGTTCGGGTAAAACCACCCAGCTGCCGAAGATTTGCCTGGAACTGGGGCGCGGCCAGAGCGGCCTGATCGGCCATACCCAGCCGCGCCGGATCGCCGCATCCTCGACTGCCAAGCGCATCGCCCAGGAGCTCAACTCGCCGCTGGGCGAACACGTCGGCTATAAGGTGCGCTTCAACGACACCCTGAGCAAGGGCGCCTGGATCAAGCTGATGACCGACGGCATACTGCTGGCCGAGACCCAGACCGATCCCTTGCTGCGCCAGTACGACACCATCATCATCGATGAAGCGCACGAGCGCAGCCTGAACATCGATTTCCTGCTGGGCTACCTGAAGCAGCTGCTGCCGAAACGTCCGGACCTGAAAATCATCATCACTTCGGCCACCATCGACGCCGACCGATTTGCTCGCCATTTCGGCACCACCGACAAGCCGGCGCCGGTGATCGAGGTGTCCGGCCGCCTGTACGCGGTCGAAGTGCGCTACCGGCCGGTCGACAATGCCGACCGCAGCGGCCTCAATCCAGCCGCAGGTACGGCGGCAGCCAAACCGAACGCACCGCAAAATGCCGCCCAGCGCGACCGCGAGCAACGCGACCTGATGGATGCGGTGGTGGATGCGGTCGAGGAGCTGGCGCGCATCGGCTCCGGCGACGTGCTGGTGTTCTTGCCGGGCGAACGCGAAATCCGCGATACCGCCGAAGCGCTGCGCAAGCACCATCCTGCCCACGTCGAAATCCTGCCTTTGTTCGCCCGCCTGTCGGCGCAGGAGCAGGAGCGCGTATTCAAGCCGTCCAACGCGCGCCGCATTGTGCTGGCGACCAACGTCGCCGAAACTTCGCTAACCGTGCCTGGCATCCGCTATGTGGTGGATGCCGGCCTGGCGCGGGTGAAACGCTACAGCTACCGCAACAAGGTCGAGCAG
Coding sequences within it:
- a CDS encoding peptide chain release factor 3, which codes for MQEPVSEQPNLNGVDNDAADSADIVAHNVSVEQIAGEVARRRTFGIISHPDAGKTTLTEKLLLFSGAIQLAGTVKGRKSGRHATSDWMDIEKQRGISVASSVMQFEYRDHVVNLLDTPGHQDFSEDTYRVLTAVDSALMVIDAAKGVETQTIKLLNVCRMRNTPIITLMNKMDRETRDPLELLDELESVLKIQCAPVTWPIGMGKTFRGVYHLLRDEILLFAAGNDKADQTFEVIKGIDNPRLDEMFPREIEQLRMEVELVHGASHPFDQEAFLAGVQTPVFFGSAINNFGIREILNALIDWAQPPGSRDATVRTVEPKEASFSGFVFKIQANMDPAHRDRIAFLRVCSGHFQRGMKIKHLRLNREIKVSNVVTFMASSREQVEEAYAGDIIGLPNHGNMQIGDSFSEGELLQFTGIPYFAPDFFRSVRIRNPLKIKQLHKGLQQLGEEGAIQVFKPVTSSDLVLGGVGVLQFEVVASRLLNEYGVDAVFEGTSISSARWITCDDKKILADFEKSSAGHNVAYDAAGNMAYLATSGVNLRLTQERWPQVVFHETREHAVKLN